The Papaver somniferum cultivar HN1 chromosome 3, ASM357369v1, whole genome shotgun sequence genome includes a region encoding these proteins:
- the LOC113359600 gene encoding uncharacterized protein LOC113359600 translates to MGGKQVGVVFPTVGEKIVNQSELVFGSIPRRYGIPKWYEMLGSQKDDVIQEDLPYSPPGMVDGAKLTVFYDEEIAEDVNRCEDLVVGCFVGKRLPFLLVKFFVQRAWKLKADMNMTLHGDSMFVFEFNSAEDRSASLQQGCLFISGQPFVVRPWSLLIVQELAELKTIPIWINMRNVPLHLWNAKGLGKLASFIDAPLLLDKKISTRSRTPYARVCVEVTVDSDLPSHIDALVGKTKIQIHVEYNWKPQKCAHCAVFGHSQDKCVAASNAAKEAASRVMASNLEKNKNVGGDGWMVKNLKRGRGKNFNKENIAQNIGGASSNGTSHLKENSLVTHNRFNQLVENSARENMEGVVQSVVQESNTALTPINLGSGTSNNTSNVVQGTDGNSLMYLTDGSGFVQTQVDKLDVVQHEGEMAGARAHFLPKSSTQSKNLLNMKAAEKKSGKIKKSNPSHG, encoded by the coding sequence ATGGGAGGCAAGCAGGTTGGAGTTGTTTTTCCGACTGTTGGTGAAAAGATTGTTAATCAATCTGAGTTGGTTTTTGGATCTATTCCTAGGAGATATGGTATTCCTAAATGGTATGAAATGTTGGGTTCTCAAAAGGATGATGTTATACAGGAAGATTTGCCTTATTCACCTCCTGGTATGGTTGATGGAGCTAAACTTACTGTATTTTATGATGAAGAAATTGCTGAGGATGTCAACCGATGTGAAGATTTAGTTGTTGGGTGTTTTGTTGGTAAGAGATTGCCGTTTCTATTGGTGAAATTTTTTGTTCAGAGGGCTTGGAAGCTGAAAGCAGATATGAATATGACTTTACATGGAGATTCgatgtttgtgtttgagtttaatTCAGCTGAAGATAGGTCTGCTTCTTTGCAACAAGGTTGTTTGTTCATTTCTGGTCAGCCTTTTGTTGTTAGACCATGGTCTCTGTTAATTGTGCAGGAACTAGCTGAGCTGAAGACTATTCCAATTTGGATCAACATGAGGAATGTTCCTTTGCACCTGTGGAATGCCAAAGGGTTAGGTAAACTTGCAAGTTTTATTGATGCTCCATTACTGTTAGATAAAAAAATTTCTACTAGATCTCGTACGCCTTATGCTAGGGTTTGTGTAGAAGTTACCGTGGATTCTGATTTGCCTAGTCATATTGATGCCTTAGTTGGTAAAACcaaaattcaaattcatgttGAATATAATTGGAAACCACAAAAATGTGCTCACTGTGCTGTATTTGGGCATTCTCAAGACAAATGTGTTGCTGCTTCCAATGCTGCTAAGGAAGCTGCATCAAGAGTTATGGCATCCAAtttagaaaaaaacaaaaatgttGGAGGTGATGGTTGGATGGTTAAGAATTTGAAAAGAGGAAGGGGTAAAAACTTCAATAAGGAAAATATTGCTCAAAATATAGGAGGTGCATCTAGTAATGGGACCTCTCATTTGAAGGAGAATTCCTTAGTTACCCATAACAGGTTTAATCAGTTGGTTGAGAATAGTGCAAGAGAAAATATGGAAGGGGTAGTACAATCAGTAGTTCAGGAATCAAATACTGCGCTTACTCCTATTAACTTAGGTAGTGGTACTTCAAACAATACTTCAAATGTAGTGCAAGGAACTGATGGTAATTCTCTTATGTATTTAACTGATGGTTCTGGTTTTGTTCAAACTCAAGTTGATAAACTTGATGTGGTCCAGCATGAAGGGGAGATGGCAGGAGCTAGAGCTCATTTTCTACCTAAATCCTCAACTCAGAGTAAGAATTTGTTAAATATGAAGGCTGCTGAAAAGAAGTCTGGAAAGAttaagaaatctaatccttcccaTGGTTAA